In the Devosia sp. SL43 genome, one interval contains:
- a CDS encoding P63C domain-containing protein: MDTPQSKGGKARAERLTATERATIASQAAKARWAETANLPKATHMGSLVIGDAEIPCAVLSDGTRLLTQAGFLGALGRSTKPKGRSQQVTNDLPPFLATKSLHSLITQEIIDETVPIAFVTTTGGKALGYRAELLPKVCDLFLEARTLNLLTPQQSSIAESSEMLVRSLAKVGIVALVDEATGFQTDRDRDALHKLLSAYLVEERLAWAKRFPDEFYKQIYRLKGWAWPVKNAKTPLLGHITNDVVYDRLPEGVLPKLRELNPTDEDSKRRKFKHHQFLSQEVGQPDLRDHILQILPIMKISKDWKGFKRHLDVAFPKAGEQIELDIDDEK, translated from the coding sequence GTGGACACACCTCAGAGTAAAGGCGGCAAGGCTCGCGCTGAACGGCTGACCGCCACTGAGCGCGCTACAATAGCTAGTCAGGCCGCTAAGGCACGGTGGGCAGAGACTGCAAATTTGCCTAAGGCCACACACATGGGGTCGCTGGTGATTGGCGACGCCGAAATCCCCTGTGCGGTCCTCTCGGATGGAACGCGTTTATTAACACAAGCAGGATTTCTTGGCGCACTAGGCCGCTCCACCAAGCCAAAGGGACGATCTCAGCAGGTAACAAACGATCTCCCCCCTTTCTTGGCAACTAAGAGCCTCCACTCGCTAATTACCCAGGAAATAATCGACGAAACCGTTCCCATTGCTTTCGTGACCACCACCGGCGGTAAAGCCTTGGGATACAGGGCGGAGTTGTTGCCAAAGGTCTGTGACCTCTTCCTTGAGGCGAGGACTTTGAACTTGCTGACGCCGCAGCAGAGTTCGATCGCAGAGAGCAGCGAGATGCTGGTTCGATCTCTCGCGAAAGTTGGCATTGTGGCCTTGGTGGATGAGGCCACTGGCTTCCAGACTGATCGTGACCGGGACGCGCTACACAAGCTGTTGTCAGCGTATCTTGTTGAAGAAAGATTGGCTTGGGCGAAGCGCTTCCCGGACGAATTTTACAAGCAGATATATCGGCTAAAAGGATGGGCTTGGCCCGTCAAAAACGCAAAAACCCCACTGCTTGGTCATATTACAAATGATGTTGTCTATGATCGCCTACCTGAGGGAGTTTTGCCTAAATTGCGTGAACTCAATCCCACGGACGAGGATTCAAAGCGCCGGAAATTCAAGCATCATCAGTTTCTCTCACAGGAGGTTGGTCAACCAGATCTGCGTGACCACATTCTTCAGATCCTACCCATCATGAAGATCTCCAAAGACTGGAAAGGCTTTAAGCGCCATCTCGACGTAGCCTTTCCAAAGGCCGGTGAGCAGATTGAACTAGATATCGATGACGAGAAATAG
- a CDS encoding dihydrofolate reductase family protein, with protein sequence MRKLTAGLFYSVDGVAEAPDQFQFDSFDDELGQMLGGVMAEVDTVLMGRQGYEEWAGYWPNAGQDMDFAGFINAVPKFVASRSLKPSDMAWSHSTLIEGELEAFVRELKAQPGGTISAMAGMSLVRQLLISGLMDELTLIMHPVISGKGRRLFDAATPTTRLSLVSSQQTSKGNVVLTYAKRAD encoded by the coding sequence ATGCGTAAACTCACAGCCGGCCTGTTCTATTCCGTCGATGGCGTTGCCGAGGCGCCCGATCAGTTCCAGTTCGACAGCTTTGACGACGAACTGGGCCAGATGCTCGGCGGCGTCATGGCCGAGGTCGATACGGTGCTGATGGGCCGCCAGGGCTACGAGGAGTGGGCCGGCTACTGGCCCAATGCCGGGCAGGACATGGATTTCGCCGGCTTCATCAACGCCGTGCCCAAATTCGTCGCCTCGCGCAGTCTCAAGCCGTCAGACATGGCCTGGAGCCATTCCACCCTGATCGAGGGCGAGCTCGAAGCCTTCGTGCGCGAGCTCAAGGCGCAGCCGGGCGGCACCATTTCGGCCATGGCCGGCATGTCGCTGGTGCGGCAGCTGCTGATCTCGGGCCTGATGGATGAGCTGACGTTGATCATGCATCCTGTCATCAGCGGCAAGGGGCGGCGCCTGTTCGATGCCGCAACGCCCACCACGCGGCTGAGCCTCGTCAGCAGCCAGCAGACCTCCAAGGGCAATGTCGTGCTGACTTATGCGAAGCGCGCCGACTAA
- a CDS encoding MarR family winged helix-turn-helix transcriptional regulator has product MALSRETSAGYLTNWAARLFARELERQLAASGIASAYMPVIFALADGSALTQKELARRAAVEQPTMASTLNRMERDGFITRRPDPVDKRSALVALTPLALGHVETVERIVSAINSLALEQLDPNERRQYMSLLRRVIAVLEAQDKDLAP; this is encoded by the coding sequence ATGGCGCTGAGCCGCGAGACCTCGGCCGGTTACCTGACCAACTGGGCCGCCCGGCTGTTTGCCCGCGAGCTGGAGCGGCAGCTTGCGGCCAGCGGTATTGCCTCGGCCTATATGCCCGTCATCTTCGCCCTCGCCGATGGCAGCGCGCTGACGCAAAAGGAACTGGCCCGGCGCGCGGCGGTGGAGCAGCCCACCATGGCCTCGACCCTGAACCGGATGGAGCGCGACGGCTTCATCACCCGCCGACCCGATCCGGTGGACAAGCGCAGCGCCCTGGTGGCGCTGACGCCGCTGGCGCTGGGCCATGTCGAGACGGTGGAGCGCATTGTCAGCGCCATCAATTCGCTGGCCCTGGAACAGCTCGATCCCAATGAGCGACGGCAATATATGAGCCTGCTGCGCCGCGTCATCGCTGTGCTCGAAGCGCAGGACAAGGATCTGGCGCCGTGA
- a CDS encoding dienelactone hydrolase family protein, which yields MPTILLLHHVQGLTPGVIAIADAIRAAGHTVHTPDLLDGQRFASIADGMAHVQTLGFSTIIARGAAATESLPADIVYLGMSMGVLPAQYLAQTRPGARAAIFLHGAITVSEFSPHWPVQVPVQIHAMDGDPEFVDSGDIDAARAIVAEAEDGEMFLYPGTGHLFTDTSLADYDADAAALVMQRVLAFLAGV from the coding sequence ATGCCCACCATCCTCCTCCTCCACCACGTGCAAGGCCTAACCCCCGGCGTCATCGCCATCGCTGACGCAATCCGAGCCGCCGGGCATACCGTCCACACGCCCGACCTGCTCGACGGCCAGCGCTTCGCCTCCATCGCCGATGGCATGGCCCATGTGCAGACGCTGGGCTTCTCCACCATCATCGCCCGCGGCGCCGCAGCGACGGAGAGCCTCCCTGCCGACATCGTCTATCTCGGCATGTCGATGGGCGTGCTCCCGGCGCAGTATCTGGCGCAGACCCGCCCCGGCGCCCGCGCCGCCATTTTCCTCCACGGCGCCATAACCGTCAGCGAATTCTCGCCGCACTGGCCCGTCCAGGTTCCGGTGCAGATTCACGCCATGGATGGCGACCCCGAATTCGTCGATAGCGGCGATATCGACGCGGCGCGCGCGATCGTGGCCGAGGCCGAGGACGGCGAAATGTTCCTCTATCCCGGCACGGGGCACCTGTTCACCGACACGTCGCTGGCGGACTATGACGCGGACGCAGCCGCGCTGGTGATGCAGCGGGTGCTGGCGTTTCTGGCAGGGGTCTAG
- the ppa gene encoding inorganic diphosphatase, which produces MNIDAIPTGKNPPDDLNVIIEVPMGGEPIKYEIDKASGALFVDRFLYTPMRYPGNYGFVPHTLCGDGDPLDVIVMNSRPLVPGAVVRCRPFGVLFMEDDGGQDEKILAVPVSKLTKMYDAIKDIGDMQAIQVERVKHFFTHYKDLEPGKWAKISHVGGYEDAKKVILDSIEMHKNAK; this is translated from the coding sequence ATGAACATCGACGCCATCCCCACCGGCAAGAATCCGCCAGACGACCTCAATGTCATTATCGAAGTGCCCATGGGCGGCGAGCCGATCAAGTACGAGATCGACAAGGCCAGTGGCGCGCTGTTCGTCGACCGCTTCCTCTATACGCCGATGCGCTATCCGGGCAATTACGGCTTCGTGCCCCATACCCTGTGCGGCGACGGCGACCCGCTCGACGTCATCGTGATGAACTCGCGCCCGCTGGTGCCCGGCGCGGTCGTGCGCTGCCGCCCATTTGGCGTGCTGTTCATGGAAGACGATGGCGGCCAGGACGAGAAAATCCTCGCCGTGCCGGTCAGCAAGCTCACCAAGATGTATGACGCCATCAAGGATATCGGCGACATGCAGGCCATCCAGGTCGAGCGCGTGAAGCACTTTTTCACCCATTACAAGGATCTCGAGCCCGGCAAGTGGGCCAAGATCAGCCATGTTGGCGGCTATGAGGACGCCAAGAAGGTGATCCTCGACTCCATCGAAATGCACAAGAACGCCAAGTAG
- a CDS encoding heme-dependent oxidative N-demethylase family protein: MSLLTPYDGSARLFQIGIKPLDPTEWIDADESLVAQLAEKRRVLAQYPEKTFVAQADTEHSQIELLHLLASHLPTRFPDIYRREGECIAIRPSGDKVDLAARPALLTAAHLVAEDLVLLRRDDSGWRLVAAALAFPSSWVLAEKFGQVMHDIHASVPGFGAGTRPSQLIERMFDNLRVEQPLIRWNWSLYGDDRLYHPDSAGPRRFGEGDRADPVFLRVERQTLRRLPESGDIVFTIRIHVDPLERLAAHPQAPAIATALIEQVTALSDEQADYKGLTLERPRLLARLAELAG, translated from the coding sequence GTGAGCCTGCTGACGCCCTATGATGGCAGCGCCCGCCTGTTTCAGATCGGCATCAAGCCGCTCGACCCCACCGAATGGATCGACGCCGATGAGAGCCTCGTCGCGCAGCTGGCGGAAAAACGGCGCGTGCTGGCGCAATATCCGGAAAAGACCTTCGTTGCGCAGGCGGATACCGAACACTCCCAGATCGAACTCCTGCACCTGCTGGCAAGCCATCTCCCCACCCGCTTCCCTGATATCTACCGGCGCGAGGGGGAGTGTATCGCCATCCGGCCCAGCGGGGACAAAGTCGATCTGGCCGCAAGACCGGCGCTGCTGACGGCGGCGCATCTGGTGGCCGAAGACCTGGTGCTGCTGCGCCGGGACGACAGCGGCTGGCGGCTCGTCGCGGCGGCCCTGGCCTTTCCGTCGAGCTGGGTGCTGGCGGAGAAATTCGGCCAGGTGATGCACGACATCCACGCTTCCGTCCCCGGCTTCGGCGCCGGGACGCGGCCCAGCCAGCTTATCGAGCGCATGTTCGACAATCTGCGCGTCGAGCAGCCGCTGATCCGCTGGAACTGGTCGCTCTATGGCGACGACAGGCTCTACCATCCTGATAGTGCCGGCCCGCGCCGCTTCGGCGAGGGTGATAGAGCCGATCCGGTGTTTCTGCGGGTCGAGCGGCAGACCCTGAGGCGGCTGCCCGAGAGCGGCGACATCGTCTTCACCATCCGCATCCATGTCGATCCGCTGGAGCGGCTGGCGGCGCATCCGCAGGCGCCGGCCATTGCGACCGCCTTGATCGAGCAGGTGACGGCCCTGAGCGACGAACAGGCCGACTACAAGGGCCTGACGCTGGAGCGGCCGCGCCTGTTGGCGCGGCTCGCCGAACTGGCGGGTTAG
- a CDS encoding cytochrome b, translating into MSIKSSPTRYGSVAIAIHWITALAILGMLISGLLAANATDDAAKLTLLRGHAVMGSLLGVLTVLRIVWWLFLDRRPADPAGLSRGQALAAHVVHYGLYAVILIMVSSGFATVILTGANLQLFGAAPLPLPDFGLAPPFTVHGILARVLIALLIGHIGAALWHQFVKRDHLLARMGVGR; encoded by the coding sequence ATGTCGATCAAGAGCAGTCCAACCCGCTATGGCAGCGTCGCCATTGCCATCCACTGGATCACCGCCCTCGCCATCCTGGGCATGCTGATCAGCGGGCTGCTGGCCGCCAATGCGACCGATGATGCTGCCAAGCTGACGCTGCTGCGCGGTCACGCTGTCATGGGGAGCCTCCTCGGTGTGCTCACCGTGCTCCGCATCGTCTGGTGGCTGTTCCTCGATCGCCGCCCGGCCGATCCGGCTGGCCTGTCGCGCGGTCAGGCGCTCGCCGCCCATGTCGTGCATTACGGGCTCTACGCCGTCATCCTAATCATGGTGTCGAGCGGCTTTGCCACCGTCATCCTCACCGGCGCCAACCTGCAGCTCTTCGGCGCCGCACCGCTGCCCTTGCCCGATTTCGGCCTGGCGCCACCCTTCACCGTGCATGGCATCCTGGCGCGCGTGCTGATCGCCCTGCTGATCGGCCATATCGGTGCGGCGCTGTGGCATCAATTCGTCAAGCGCGACCACCTGCTGGCCCGCATGGGCGTCGGTCGCTAG